One part of the Alistipes onderdonkii genome encodes these proteins:
- a CDS encoding restriction endonuclease subunit S, producing the protein MTRVTCKIKDIISEVKSGDWGKGSPTENYTTEVLCVRGADIPELCKGNVGKMPQRFIHNKKATSKILSANNLIIEISGGSPTQSTGRIALISDKILSRYSKPLICSNFCKAITATGIQPEYLFNYWLYLYNKDAMFPYENGTTGIKNLDFNSFIQEQDISIPDIKTQQKIVSILSSIDEKIETNKRINDNLAS; encoded by the coding sequence ATGACACGAGTAACCTGCAAAATAAAGGATATAATATCAGAAGTCAAAAGTGGTGATTGGGGCAAAGGCTCCCCCACAGAGAACTATACAACAGAAGTATTATGTGTGAGAGGGGCTGACATTCCCGAACTTTGCAAAGGCAATGTCGGCAAAATGCCACAACGTTTTATCCATAATAAAAAAGCGACATCAAAGATTTTATCTGCTAATAATTTAATAATTGAAATATCCGGCGGGAGTCCAACGCAGTCAACGGGGCGCATTGCGCTAATATCCGATAAAATATTATCCCGATATAGTAAGCCTTTGATATGTTCTAACTTCTGTAAAGCCATCACAGCAACGGGCATCCAACCTGAATATCTTTTTAATTACTGGCTTTATCTGTACAATAAAGATGCTATGTTCCCCTATGAGAATGGCACAACCGGCATTAAGAATTTAGATTTCAACAGTTTTATTCAGGAACAAGATATATCAATTCCTGATATTAAAACTCAACAAAAAATAGTCTCTATTCTTTCTTCAATTGACGAAAAAATAGAGACCAATAAGCGTATAAATGATAATTTAGCAAGCTAA
- the xerA gene encoding site-specific tyrosine recombinase/integron integrase: protein MKEKLIDEIKTAMRTVITADQMSILCNVLNRTLQNIVIAEKLPDSEARVKANSQLQTLFISAKRVEGCSEKTLKYYASTIEYMLRQIDKNIVDITTTDLRCYLASYQSNNQSSKVTIDNIRRIFSSFFAWLEDEDYILKSPVRRIHKVKTGSLIKEVLSDENLEILRDNCTHIRDLAIVDMLSSTGIRVGELVKINREDIDFHERECVVFGKGNKEREVYFNARTKIHLKQYLESRTDDNPALFVSIAKPHNRLKISGVELRLRQLGRKVSIHKVHPHKFRRTLATMAIDKGMPIEQVQKLLGHVKIDTTMHYAMVNQSNVKISHRKYIN from the coding sequence ATGAAAGAAAAACTAATTGACGAAATTAAAACCGCGATGCGTACCGTCATTACGGCAGATCAAATGAGCATCTTATGTAACGTGCTGAATCGCACATTGCAAAATATTGTCATCGCAGAAAAGCTTCCGGATAGCGAAGCGCGAGTCAAGGCTAATTCTCAACTGCAAACGCTATTTATATCAGCCAAACGCGTCGAGGGATGCTCTGAGAAAACATTAAAATATTATGCTTCGACTATTGAATATATGTTACGGCAGATCGACAAGAATATCGTCGATATAACAACGACCGATCTACGATGTTATCTTGCATCATACCAATCGAATAACCAATCGTCAAAAGTTACCATAGACAATATCCGCAGAATTTTCTCAAGCTTTTTCGCATGGCTCGAAGACGAAGATTATATTCTTAAAAGCCCGGTGAGACGCATCCATAAAGTTAAAACCGGCTCCTTAATTAAAGAGGTGCTATCCGATGAAAATCTCGAAATTTTGCGTGACAACTGCACCCATATACGAGATCTGGCAATCGTAGATATGCTATCGTCTACCGGCATCCGCGTCGGCGAACTGGTAAAAATTAATCGAGAAGATATAGACTTTCACGAACGCGAATGCGTCGTTTTCGGCAAAGGCAACAAAGAACGAGAAGTCTATTTCAACGCCCGCACAAAAATTCATCTGAAACAATACCTCGAAAGCCGGACAGATGACAATCCGGCACTCTTCGTATCCATCGCCAAGCCACATAATCGACTTAAAATTAGCGGAGTGGAGTTGCGCCTCCGCCAACTCGGTCGCAAAGTTTCGATTCACAAAGTTCATCCGCATAAATTCCGCCGGACACTTGCCACAATGGCCATCGACAAAGGAATGCCGATCGAACAGGTGCAGAAGCTATTGGGACACGTCAAGATCGACACCACAATGCACTATGCAATGGTTAATCAAAGCAATGTCAAAATCTCACATCGGAAATATATAAATTAG
- a CDS encoding type I restriction-modification system subunit M, whose protein sequence is MAAMNTADIGFEKEIWKAADKMRGNIDASEYKSVVLGLIFLKYISDKFEAKYQQLVAEGEGFEEDKDEYLSNKNEKGSYDPVFYVPAEARWEAIAIHAHSPEIGTIIDNAMRAIEKENKRLKDILPKNFARPELDKRRLGEVVDLFTNIRMHEHGDSKDILGRAYEYCLSKFAEAEGKLAGEFYTPACIVKTLVNVLQPYKGRVYDPCCGSGGMFVQSAQFIENHSGNINNISVYGQDSNPTTWKMAQMNLAIRGIEADLGRYNADTFFNDCHPTLKADFVMANPPFNLSDWGADKLADDVRWKYGTPPNGNANFAWIQHIIHHLAPTGRAGVVLANGSLSSQSGGEGEIRRKLVEADLVDCVIAMPPQLFYTTQIPVSIWFFNKNKQQKGKTLFIDARNLGTMVTRKLRELTDSDTVDPIKRGDIQRIADTYNAYVAGKLENEKGFCAVTSVAEIAKQDFILTPGRYVGIAAQEEDTEPFEEKMTRLTGELSGLFEKSHELEAEIKKQLGSIGYKL, encoded by the coding sequence ATGGCAGCGATGAATACAGCCGACATCGGCTTTGAAAAGGAAATATGGAAGGCGGCGGATAAGATGCGCGGAAATATTGATGCATCGGAATATAAATCCGTTGTATTGGGACTTATTTTCCTGAAATACATCTCGGACAAATTCGAAGCTAAATATCAACAGCTTGTTGCCGAAGGAGAGGGCTTTGAGGAAGACAAGGATGAGTATTTGAGTAATAAAAATGAGAAGGGTAGTTATGATCCGGTTTTCTATGTCCCTGCGGAAGCCCGTTGGGAAGCTATTGCCATCCATGCACACTCTCCTGAAATTGGAACGATCATCGACAATGCGATGCGGGCAATTGAGAAGGAGAATAAGCGTCTGAAAGATATTCTTCCGAAAAACTTTGCGCGTCCCGAGCTCGACAAACGCCGCTTGGGTGAAGTTGTCGATTTGTTTACAAATATTCGGATGCATGAGCACGGCGATTCGAAGGATATTTTGGGTCGTGCTTACGAATATTGTCTTTCGAAGTTTGCTGAGGCCGAAGGAAAATTGGCAGGTGAATTTTATACTCCGGCTTGTATCGTTAAGACGTTGGTGAACGTATTACAACCTTATAAAGGTCGTGTTTACGATCCTTGCTGCGGTTCGGGTGGTATGTTTGTACAGTCTGCACAATTCATCGAGAACCACTCTGGAAATATCAATAATATATCAGTCTATGGTCAGGATTCCAATCCTACGACATGGAAAATGGCGCAGATGAACTTGGCGATTCGCGGTATCGAGGCCGATCTCGGGCGATATAATGCGGATACCTTTTTCAATGATTGCCATCCGACTCTGAAGGCCGATTTCGTGATGGCCAATCCTCCGTTCAATCTGAGCGATTGGGGGGCGGATAAGCTGGCGGATGATGTGCGTTGGAAATACGGTACACCGCCCAATGGCAATGCCAACTTTGCGTGGATTCAGCATATCATCCACCACCTTGCCCCGACGGGACGTGCGGGCGTTGTGCTGGCCAACGGCTCGCTGTCGAGCCAGAGTGGCGGTGAGGGCGAGATTCGGCGTAAATTGGTAGAGGCTGATTTGGTGGATTGTGTTATCGCTATGCCGCCGCAGTTGTTCTATACTACACAAATTCCCGTGTCGATTTGGTTTTTCAATAAAAACAAGCAACAAAAGGGCAAAACGCTCTTTATCGATGCTCGCAACTTAGGTACAATGGTAACGCGCAAACTGCGCGAATTGACCGATAGTGACACGGTCGATCCGATAAAGCGCGGCGATATTCAGCGCATTGCCGACACCTATAATGCCTATGTTGCTGGAAAATTGGAGAATGAAAAAGGATTTTGTGCGGTTACCTCTGTCGCAGAAATTGCCAAGCAGGATTTTATTCTCACGCCCGGTCGCTATGTGGGCATTGCTGCGCAAGAGGAGGACACCGAACCGTTTGAGGAGAAAATGACACGCTTGACGGGCGAGCTTTCTGGACTATTTGAAAAGTCGCACGAGCTGGAGGCAGAGATCAAAAAACAGTTAGGTAGTATTGGGTATAAATTGTAG
- a CDS encoding toxin-antitoxin system YwqK family antitoxin: MKPSHFMNRVLLFVLLLVVGKGALSQERIDTLYYSRSGMTVRNPVFADYYRLALYPADAAGLKMFKDFYISGELRREGRFQTIDTLDDRRTVFDGDVVSYFKNGRMSEKSYYSEGLLEGEYRQYDENGTLKTRASYAGGELSGMYEAYNGDGSCRMVEYRAGLPVHDYYLLADGSGNTLKFRIADDMPVWESPVITERSVDYRDGVPWEVYFKNGLTIALTDAIVRDYGKWHRVDLIISNNSLTPVEFNPETDMTAYSVDEHDVATDLQVWSCDSYLKKVNRSQTWAAVLMGVSEGMASAGAGYSTSTTTGYSSYGGYSSYTTTTYNPSAAYQANMASQQRIADFGQALQDEQQVKKLGYLKKNTIYPGESVSGFVHVAWIKGERVVFIIRIEGAEYIYEWGFDKKNAFLLNKNN; the protein is encoded by the coding sequence ATGAAGCCTAGTCATTTTATGAACCGAGTTTTATTGTTTGTATTGTTGCTAGTGGTAGGCAAAGGTGCTTTGTCGCAGGAGCGGATAGATACACTCTACTATAGCCGTTCGGGGATGACGGTGCGAAATCCGGTTTTTGCCGATTATTATCGACTGGCGCTTTATCCTGCGGATGCGGCGGGGCTCAAAATGTTCAAGGATTTTTATATTTCGGGAGAATTGCGGAGAGAAGGGCGTTTTCAGACAATCGATACGCTTGATGATCGCCGGACGGTGTTTGACGGAGATGTTGTTTCCTATTTCAAGAATGGTCGCATGTCGGAAAAATCATATTATTCGGAAGGATTGTTGGAAGGCGAATATCGGCAATACGACGAGAATGGAACGTTGAAAACACGTGCGTCGTATGCCGGCGGCGAATTGTCCGGGATGTACGAGGCATACAACGGAGACGGCTCCTGCCGAATGGTGGAATATCGTGCAGGGCTGCCGGTTCATGATTATTATTTGCTGGCGGACGGCAGCGGGAACACGCTTAAATTCCGCATTGCGGACGACATGCCGGTATGGGAATCTCCGGTCATAACGGAGCGTTCGGTCGATTATCGGGACGGTGTGCCCTGGGAGGTCTATTTCAAAAACGGATTGACGATCGCCTTGACGGATGCCATCGTCCGGGATTACGGCAAGTGGCACCGGGTCGATCTGATTATCTCCAATAATTCATTGACGCCGGTCGAATTCAATCCGGAGACCGATATGACGGCCTATTCCGTAGACGAACACGATGTCGCCACCGATCTGCAGGTCTGGTCTTGCGATAGCTATCTGAAGAAAGTGAACCGATCGCAGACCTGGGCCGCTGTTTTGATGGGCGTCAGCGAAGGAATGGCTTCTGCCGGCGCAGGGTATTCGACCTCCACGACGACCGGTTACAGCAGCTACGGCGGTTATTCGTCTTATACGACTACGACTTATAATCCCTCTGCAGCCTATCAGGCCAACATGGCCTCACAGCAGCGGATCGCTGATTTCGGTCAGGCCTTGCAGGACGAACAACAGGTCAAAAAGCTGGGATATTTGAAGAAAAACACGATATATCCCGGAGAATCCGTATCCGGATTTGTTCATGTAGCATGGATTAAAGGGGAGCGTGTTGTGTTCATTATCCGGATTGAAGGTGCCGAATACATTTATGAGTGGGGATTTGACAAGAAAAATGCGTTTTTATTGAATAAGAACAACTAA
- a CDS encoding restriction endonuclease subunit S, with translation MGLILNDLKNACELEHVCDYVNNRTTSSMNYISTENMLPNKGGISESTIIPPGTTTEYKIGDILISNIRPYFQKIWCADRCGGCSADVLCIRAKENTDSKYLYYLLSQQAFFDYVMSGAKGCKMPRGDKKQIMQWPVNIPAIDVQKKVVAILSSLDNKIRLNRRINDNLEEQAKALFKSWFVDFDRNEWVHCELGDITLITAGGDRPSKYTNKKTIECHVPIYSNGIDNEGLYGYTNVAKIHEESITISARGTIGYVCLRLEPYVPIVRLISIIPNKKELSAKYLYLWALTQNITGTGTTQQQLTVPIFRKTPISIPSDTKLKQFNSIADPLFSQIESNKKENIKLSTLRDTLLPKLMSGELSVEEVSFD, from the coding sequence ATGGGCTTAATTCTTAATGACTTAAAAAATGCATGTGAATTAGAACATGTATGTGACTATGTAAATAATCGCACAACGAGTAGTATGAATTATATCTCTACGGAAAATATGTTACCCAATAAAGGTGGTATAAGTGAATCTACAATAATACCGCCTGGAACCACAACTGAATATAAAATCGGAGATATTTTGATCTCTAATATTCGGCCATATTTCCAAAAAATATGGTGTGCTGATAGGTGCGGTGGGTGCTCTGCGGATGTTTTGTGTATTCGTGCAAAAGAAAATACAGATAGCAAATATTTATACTATCTGTTGAGCCAGCAAGCGTTTTTCGATTACGTAATGTCGGGAGCAAAAGGGTGTAAAATGCCTCGAGGGGACAAAAAACAGATTATGCAATGGCCTGTAAATATCCCCGCAATAGATGTGCAGAAAAAAGTTGTAGCTATATTATCTTCTCTCGATAATAAGATCAGACTCAATCGACGGATAAATGATAATTTAGAGGAGCAGGCCAAAGCGTTGTTTAAGTCGTGGTTTGTGGATTTCGATCGAAACGAATGGGTTCACTGTGAATTAGGAGATATCACACTTATTACTGCTGGAGGTGATAGGCCTTCAAAATATACTAATAAAAAGACTATTGAGTGTCATGTTCCTATATATTCTAATGGAATAGATAATGAAGGATTATATGGTTATACAAATGTTGCAAAAATTCACGAGGAAAGTATAACTATTTCTGCAAGAGGAACTATAGGTTATGTCTGTTTGAGATTAGAACCATATGTTCCTATTGTCCGGCTAATTTCAATAATCCCTAATAAAAAAGAGTTGTCTGCAAAATATTTATACTTGTGGGCATTAACTCAGAATATTACAGGAACGGGGACGACTCAGCAACAATTGACTGTTCCGATTTTCAGAAAAACTCCAATATCAATACCCTCTGACACTAAATTGAAGCAATTTAACTCTATTGCTGATCCTTTATTTAGTCAAATTGAATCTAATAAAAAAGAAAACATAAAATTATCCACTCTCCGTGATACCCTTCTACCCAAACTCATGTCCGGCGAGCTCTCCGTCGAGGAGGTTTCCTTCGATTAG
- the rhuM gene encoding RhuM family protein, with product MDRGEIIIYQTADGETRLDVRMENDSVWLTQAQIAHLFGVDRTVIVRHVNNIYKSSELERDVTCAKIAHVQHEGQRQVRRMIPFYNLDMILSVGYRVNSKNATQFRIWANKVLKEYLIKGYAVNSQSKAEQLEELKQTVHLLSNVLSAKDVTKSEAIGLLRVITDYTYGLDTLDRYDYQQLEVSATTTEEPFHATYENAMEALQVLRDKFGGSELFAHEKDESFKSTMGAIYQTFGGRDLYPSVEEKAANLLYLTVKNHSFSDGNKRIAAFLFLWFLENNRILYRADGSRLLDNNTLVALTLMIAESRTEEKDVMTKVVVNLINKNN from the coding sequence ATGGACAGAGGGGAGATTATCATTTACCAGACGGCAGACGGCGAGACCCGCTTGGACGTTCGCATGGAGAACGACAGCGTGTGGCTGACGCAGGCGCAGATTGCGCATTTGTTCGGAGTTGACAGAACGGTTATTGTCAGACATGTCAACAACATTTATAAGTCGTCCGAATTGGAGCGGGACGTAACATGTGCAAAAATTGCACATGTTCAGCATGAGGGGCAACGGCAAGTGCGACGTATGATTCCATTTTATAACCTCGATATGATTCTATCGGTGGGCTATCGCGTCAATTCCAAAAATGCCACTCAATTTCGTATCTGGGCAAATAAGGTCTTGAAAGAGTATCTAATAAAAGGCTATGCAGTCAATAGCCAGTCCAAGGCCGAGCAGTTGGAGGAGCTGAAACAAACCGTTCATCTGCTCTCGAACGTGTTGTCGGCAAAGGATGTTACGAAATCCGAGGCAATCGGGTTGCTGCGCGTGATTACGGACTATACTTACGGTCTCGATACGCTCGACCGCTACGATTATCAGCAGTTGGAAGTGTCGGCTACTACGACCGAGGAGCCGTTTCATGCGACCTATGAAAATGCGATGGAGGCGTTACAGGTGTTACGCGACAAGTTCGGAGGCAGCGAGCTGTTCGCCCACGAGAAGGACGAGTCGTTCAAAAGCACGATGGGCGCAATTTACCAGACTTTCGGCGGGCGGGACCTCTATCCGAGCGTTGAGGAGAAGGCGGCTAATCTGCTCTATCTGACGGTTAAAAACCATTCGTTCAGCGACGGTAACAAGCGTATCGCCGCTTTCCTGTTCCTTTGGTTCTTGGAAAACAATCGGATTCTTTACCGTGCTGACGGTTCGCGCCTTTTGGATAACAATACACTGGTCGCCCTGACGCTGATGATTGCCGAGAGCCGCACGGAGGAAAAAGACGTGATGACGAAGGTTGTGGTGAATCTGATCAATAAGAACAATTGA
- a CDS encoding restriction endonuclease subunit S, with product MQKYPAMPNEAGLPVLKIKELGQGQCDTNSDRCSSLIKPEYIISDGTIIFSWSGTLLVDIWCGGKCGLNQHLFKVSSAKYPQWFVFYWTKHHLNKFIRIAKDKAVTMGHIKRCDLEISKVKIPSKQALVNLDKLFSPIFNRMVTCRIENRKLSSLRDTLLPKLMSGEISVEEVSLD from the coding sequence ATGCAAAAATATCCAGCGATGCCTAATGAGGCAGGATTGCCAGTTTTAAAGATTAAAGAACTTGGACAAGGACAATGTGACACCAACAGTGATCGTTGCTCATCTTTAATAAAACCTGAATATATAATTTCTGATGGAACCATTATATTTTCTTGGTCAGGAACCCTACTTGTAGATATTTGGTGTGGTGGAAAATGTGGGCTCAACCAACATTTATTTAAGGTATCTTCGGCAAAGTATCCTCAATGGTTTGTTTTTTATTGGACAAAGCATCATTTGAATAAATTTATTCGCATTGCGAAAGACAAAGCGGTTACTATGGGGCATATCAAACGATGTGATTTAGAAATATCAAAAGTAAAAATCCCAAGTAAGCAGGCTTTGGTTAATTTAGATAAGTTATTTTCTCCCATCTTTAATAGAATGGTTACTTGTCGAATTGAAAATAGGAAATTATCATCTCTCCGCGATACCCTTCTACCCAAACTCATGTCCGGTGAGATCTCCGTTGAGGAGGTTTCCCTCGATTAG